Part of the Mycolicibacterium mageritense genome is shown below.
CTGCCGAAGGCTTTCGATTGCCTGCGCCCCGCTGCGCTGAACGCTGTAGAGCGCCTCGTCTCGCTCACGTTGCGCTGCCCATACGGGGTCACCGCCTCCTCTGCCGCCTCCGCGCGCGCCGCGTCCCCAGAAGTAGAGGAATGCGCCGAAACCCCCGAAGAAGACCCCGGAAATGAGCGTCATGGCGTCGCCGCCCATCAAACCGCCAAGGAGGAACATCGCACCGATGCCCATTAGGAGGATGCCGAACCACCGCGCTGCGCCCCGCATGGTCAGTCTCCGAACTGGACGCCGCGTCCCCAGCCACTGCGGGGGCGGTCATCGGTAGATGGGGAAGGCTCGGGCTGCACAGGATCGGTGTTCAGCCAGTCCTCGGTCTCGGGGAAATCCACCACCTCGGCGTCGATGTATCCAGTTCCATAGCCACCACCAGAGTTTGCTGAGTACCCGCCGTACCCTGCTGCTGACGCCGCTCAGCTCGGGCTGCATGAGCTTGACGGGCGGCTGCCGCTGCCCTCGCACCACCGTCAGCGGCTGCACTGACGGTCGGTGAGAGCGCCCTATCCATGGGACGTGTCAGGGCGGATACCACCGCCACGAAGCCCGCCAGGACGGCGACGAGGAAACACAATCCCGCTATCCCAGCAAACAATTTTCCAGGGGTCACCGCGCCGACAGCGCAGTCCTGGAGGGTCACAAATCCGCCATCAGGTCGGGGCGTTGGACGGGTGTGCATTTGGTCGCCGTACCGCCGAGCGCGGCGCTCAGCCCTCCCAGGAGGATGGCGGCGGCGAGGCTGCCCAGCGCAATTATCGTTGAGATTCTCATGTCAGAAACCTCCGTACATTGACTGCTTGATTTGGCTGCATTCGCGGGTCGCGCGGATGGCGATGATGAAGGCGACGGTGCCCACGATCCCGTTGACCACACCGATGGCTAGGAGTACGTAGCTCATCGTCGTCGGCTGCATCGTGTGGATGTACGGATTGGTGTGCGGGACAAGCGTCGCGCTGTACGCGGCGCTGATCACCAGCCCCAGGACGAACAACACGGCGAAAGTCGCCCACCAGCCCTGCATGCGCCGACGCGCGGCGTAGATGGGGTCATGGGTCATGGGCGGCTGCCCGTATGGGTCGTGAGGGTAGGTCATCGGTTCACGTCCTCTGCTGCCTTGACCTTCGCCGCCGCGTCCCGCTCCCGCGCCACGAGCCGTTCGCGCTCACGTTCTGCGATGAACTGTCCTCGTGGCTCATCGGAACGACGGGCGCGGCGAGCCACGATGAGGACGGCGATGAGGACACCGACGACAGCGGTCACCAGAAGGACGACGGGCGACACCGTGATAACCACCCCGGTGTCAGGCACATAGTCCACTCCGAAAATCGTCCGTTCCACGGACGCCAGCGCTGCGTCGAGCTTTTCGCCGTAGGGCGCGTTGGGGTCAGCGTTCGCGGCGATGTCGGTCAGAACGTCATCGAGTCCGCTAGGACGTGCATATGAGCCTCCAGGTGGTCGGGCAGTGGAATGGGCGTGGGTGTAGGTGTGGGTGACATTTCTTCTCTCTATATAGGTCTTGTGGTGGCTGCTAATGCGGCATTAGCAGTTCCGAG
Proteins encoded:
- a CDS encoding Asp23/Gls24 family envelope stress response protein — encoded protein: MTYPHDPYGQPPMTHDPIYAARRRMQGWWATFAVLFVLGLVISAAYSATLVPHTNPYIHTMQPTTMSYVLLAIGVVNGIVGTVAFIIAIRATRECSQIKQSMYGGF